A stretch of the Halomonas sp. BDJS001 genome encodes the following:
- a CDS encoding CPBP family intramembrane glutamic endopeptidase: protein MSFTSQPPGSAISPEVIPHPGWREVALGLAVLAVLGYGGGILISRLAIDPVAIGLMFTALSGVASLAGFFAAFWRIRWWAAFGIRRTTYRWLFIGVAAGVIAFVIKSIAILVYISLTGESTSPQEIYATGASGGIMTVVLATFFLAVITPIGEEFLFRGVVTTALLRYGPVVGVVGGASIFAVFHGINMVFPAALVVGLIAGEIFRRSGSIWPAVVVHAVVNLPTIPVMVLANVAQ, encoded by the coding sequence ATGTCATTTACATCGCAACCCCCAGGAAGTGCGATTTCACCAGAAGTAATTCCTCATCCAGGTTGGCGGGAGGTAGCACTCGGCCTCGCTGTTCTGGCCGTTCTCGGCTATGGAGGCGGCATACTCATTTCTCGGCTTGCCATCGACCCTGTGGCTATTGGCTTGATGTTTACCGCTCTTTCCGGCGTAGCGAGTCTGGCTGGTTTTTTTGCAGCCTTCTGGCGTATTCGTTGGTGGGCAGCGTTTGGAATTCGGCGCACTACCTATCGCTGGCTGTTTATCGGGGTGGCGGCTGGGGTGATTGCCTTTGTGATCAAAAGCATTGCGATCCTCGTCTACATCTCGCTGACAGGGGAGAGTACCAGTCCCCAGGAGATCTATGCGACAGGAGCGAGCGGTGGGATAATGACTGTTGTGCTGGCTACGTTTTTCCTGGCCGTTATAACGCCGATCGGCGAAGAGTTCCTGTTCCGAGGTGTGGTCACCACGGCCTTGCTACGTTATGGCCCTGTTGTTGGGGTAGTGGGTGGAGCATCTATCTTCGCTGTGTTTCATGGCATCAATATGGTGTTCCCCGCAGCGTTGGTAGTTGGTCTCATTGCCGGTGAAATCTTTCGGCGCAGCGGATCCATCTGGCCTGCCGTGGTTGTCCATGCGGTTGTCAACTTGCCCACTATACCTGTCATGGTGCTCGCTAATGTCGCTCAGTAA
- a CDS encoding nuclear transport factor 2 family protein — protein MEVLDMVAEGDRVAAEIRSFAFTKTGKVYENDYHMLFTIQDGKIIQVKEYTDLMHAAEVFL, from the coding sequence ATGGAGGTTCTCGATATGGTTGCGGAAGGCGATCGCGTGGCCGCTGAGATTCGCTCCTTTGCTTTCACCAAAACCGGTAAAGTCTACGAAAATGATTATCACATGCTCTTTACGATTCAAGATGGAAAAATTATTCAGGTAAAGGAGTACACCGACTTGATGCACGCGGCCGAAGTTTTTCTTTGA